The Verrucomicrobium spinosum DSM 4136 = JCM 18804 genome includes a region encoding these proteins:
- a CDS encoding DUF1501 domain-containing protein produces MNHCSPQLLAETERRMVYDQTRRHFLGRCGIGLGSLALNCLLQQDGFGAMAPGSLKIDPAKPMSPRAAPQPATAKNVIFLFMAGGPSQFELFSDKPRLREFSGQAPPASLMAGKRFAFLKGNETLLGSNRKFAQYGQSGMTLSELLPHHQKIVDDVCWLRGVSTDVFNHGPAKLFMNTGFQVPGRPSLGAWLTYGLGSESQDLPGFVVLQSGPRGPRGGNSLWSSGFLPTSYQGVPFRSSGDPILNLRSPQGMSPGRERKLYDTVAALNRSRLDEVGDPEIMTRINAYEMAARMQTSAPELMDLSKESASTLDLYGVKAGQPSFATNCLLARRLVERGTRFVQLYHTDWDHHGDQKNNLSDALEQRCKEVDQAAAALVMDLKQRGMLKDTLVIWGGEFGRTPMGEVRQTVGRDHHIEGFTMWMAGGGVKPGCLHGETDELGFGVTQDRVHVHDLNATILHLLGFDHERLTYRFQGRDFRLTDVHGEVVKGILG; encoded by the coding sequence ATGAATCACTGTTCTCCACAACTTCTTGCCGAGACGGAACGCCGCATGGTGTACGACCAGACGCGTCGTCATTTCCTCGGTCGCTGTGGCATCGGACTCGGCTCCTTGGCCTTGAATTGCCTGCTGCAGCAGGACGGATTCGGAGCCATGGCCCCGGGAAGCTTGAAGATTGATCCCGCCAAGCCGATGTCGCCCCGGGCGGCTCCGCAGCCGGCGACGGCCAAGAATGTGATCTTCCTGTTCATGGCGGGTGGCCCCAGCCAGTTCGAGTTGTTTTCTGACAAGCCGCGCCTTCGTGAGTTCAGTGGCCAGGCCCCCCCGGCCAGTCTCATGGCAGGCAAACGCTTCGCCTTCCTGAAAGGCAACGAGACGTTGCTGGGCTCGAACCGCAAGTTTGCGCAGTACGGGCAGAGCGGCATGACCTTGAGCGAACTGCTCCCTCACCACCAGAAGATTGTGGATGACGTGTGCTGGCTGCGCGGGGTGAGCACGGATGTGTTCAACCACGGCCCGGCCAAGCTCTTCATGAACACGGGATTTCAGGTGCCGGGGCGACCCAGCCTGGGAGCCTGGCTCACCTACGGTTTGGGCAGCGAGTCTCAGGATCTGCCCGGCTTTGTGGTGCTGCAGAGCGGGCCTCGTGGTCCGCGTGGTGGGAACTCCCTGTGGAGCAGCGGCTTCCTGCCGACGTCCTATCAAGGGGTGCCTTTTCGCAGCAGCGGCGATCCCATCTTGAATCTTCGCAGCCCTCAGGGCATGTCACCTGGCCGCGAGAGGAAACTCTACGACACGGTGGCTGCGCTGAACCGCAGTCGTCTGGATGAGGTGGGAGACCCGGAGATCATGACGCGCATCAACGCCTATGAAATGGCGGCCCGCATGCAGACCAGTGCCCCGGAATTGATGGACCTCAGCAAGGAGTCTGCCTCCACCCTGGATCTCTACGGGGTGAAGGCGGGGCAGCCCAGCTTTGCCACCAACTGCCTGCTGGCCCGCCGATTGGTCGAGCGCGGCACCCGGTTCGTTCAGCTCTATCATACAGACTGGGATCATCATGGAGACCAGAAGAACAACCTGAGCGATGCCCTGGAGCAGCGGTGCAAAGAGGTGGATCAGGCCGCCGCAGCCCTGGTGATGGACCTGAAACAGCGGGGCATGCTGAAGGACACCCTCGTGATCTGGGGGGGCGAGTTCGGTCGCACTCCGATGGGTGAGGTGCGGCAAACCGTGGGACGGGACCACCATATTGAAGGGTTCACCATGTGGATGGCAGGTGGCGGGGTAAAGCCCGGCTGCCTCCACGGCGAGACGGATGAGCTGGGCTTCGGCGTCACCCAGGACCGGGTGCATGTGCACGACCTGAACGCCACCATCCTGCACCTGCTGGGCTTCGACCACGAGCGGCTGACCTACCGATTCCAGGGGCGGGACTTCCGCCTCACGGATGTGCACGGGGAGGTGGTGAAGGGGATTTTGGGGTAA
- a CDS encoding PSD1 and planctomycete cytochrome C domain-containing protein produces the protein MLTRSLPSPGRRHHSAPLLGAVGAMLALSVAPLAAAEEGMGKVRFNEQIRPILSDMCFHCHGPDDKTRDADLRLDTREGALENGAVVPGKPDESELMVRILSHDRSEMMPPPKAKKPSLTEAQVATFRRWIEQGAEYEGHWAFLPLRQTPPPAPKNDGWSRNGVDRFISTRLEKEGIQPSAEADRATLIRRVSLDLTGLLPTPAEVMAFEKDADPLAYERLVDRLLDSPHYGERWGRHWLDQARYADSNGYTIDGERGMWPYRDWVIKSLNEDLPFDRFTIEQLAGDLLSRPTRNQLVATAFHRNTLINEEGGTDPEQFRVEAVMDRVNTTGAVWLGLTVGCAQCHTHKFDPITHEDYYRMYAFFNQGTDVNNKGTTMEVGRGEVFGKTVKATPEPAPLAKNAKTPASTQVPGTGVIHARLASLKWQPLEYVAYDTTANAGLKLLPDNSLLADGGGSFNDTYRVVARSSLKKIAAVRLRVLTHESLPKGGPGLAGNGNFVLTDFEISVGGMELPVKLASADHFQPNFPAQAAVDGDAKTGWAINVGKGSASGARMNADHDAVFVLEQPVSLEGLQLEVRLHHDLNEKYLVGRFALDGVEAVPDLPRSAPVVATARNTPATAAKKTKPGATGDMAELMIMKDLEKPRQTFLFQRGDFLRPDQKLGPLTPGVIAAVLAAMPESQRPQRFQNRLDLAKWLVNPSNPLTPRVTMNRLWMHYFGRGIVETEEDFGSQGSAPVHPELLDWLAGEFIRQGWSFKAMHRLVVNSATYRQSSRSRPDLMEKDPRNLLLARQERVRVEAEIIRDAGLCASGLLNPAVGGPSVRPPQPEGVYSFTQNKKNWVTAVGPDRYRRGMYTLFYRSAPHPLFTTFDAPDFQQVCTRRSRSNTPLQALTVANDEAFVEMARAMAARLCKEMPGPVFAGLREGRILLACRIAYSRGPSSEELKLLQKLATDLLGEYEKDPAAAKAAWGALPLPDGVALAEAAALVSVTRAILNTDAFVTRE, from the coding sequence ATGTTGACCCGCTCTCTCCCATCTCCTGGCCGTCGTCACCATTCTGCTCCGCTTTTGGGTGCGGTAGGGGCCATGCTGGCTCTCTCCGTCGCACCTCTGGCTGCCGCAGAGGAGGGGATGGGCAAGGTGCGCTTCAATGAACAGATCCGGCCCATTCTCTCTGACATGTGCTTTCACTGTCATGGGCCTGATGACAAAACCCGCGATGCCGATCTGCGACTGGACACGCGAGAGGGAGCACTTGAGAACGGGGCCGTCGTTCCTGGAAAGCCGGATGAGAGCGAACTGATGGTGCGGATCCTTTCCCATGATCGATCTGAAATGATGCCCCCGCCCAAGGCCAAGAAGCCGTCCCTCACAGAGGCGCAGGTGGCGACGTTCCGCCGCTGGATCGAGCAGGGCGCTGAATATGAAGGGCACTGGGCTTTCCTGCCGCTGCGGCAGACGCCACCCCCTGCTCCCAAAAATGACGGTTGGTCGCGCAATGGAGTGGACCGGTTCATCTCGACCCGCCTGGAGAAGGAGGGGATTCAGCCTTCCGCCGAAGCGGATCGGGCCACGCTGATTCGCAGAGTCTCGCTGGATTTGACCGGGTTGCTGCCCACTCCGGCGGAAGTAATGGCGTTTGAGAAAGACGCCGATCCGCTCGCCTACGAGCGACTGGTGGACCGCCTGCTCGACAGTCCCCACTACGGCGAGCGCTGGGGGCGCCACTGGCTTGACCAGGCCCGGTACGCTGATTCCAATGGGTACACCATCGACGGAGAGCGTGGTATGTGGCCCTACCGGGACTGGGTGATCAAGTCACTCAACGAGGATCTTCCCTTCGACCGCTTCACCATTGAACAGCTGGCGGGGGATCTGCTGAGCAGACCGACCAGGAACCAGCTCGTTGCCACCGCATTCCACCGGAACACACTGATCAATGAAGAAGGGGGCACAGATCCTGAGCAGTTCCGCGTGGAAGCAGTGATGGACCGCGTGAACACGACTGGTGCCGTCTGGCTGGGGCTCACCGTGGGTTGTGCCCAGTGTCATACGCACAAGTTCGATCCCATAACGCATGAGGACTACTACCGCATGTATGCGTTTTTCAACCAGGGCACGGACGTGAACAACAAAGGCACCACCATGGAGGTGGGAAGAGGAGAGGTCTTTGGGAAGACGGTCAAAGCCACCCCAGAGCCCGCTCCGCTGGCGAAGAACGCCAAGACACCAGCCAGCACTCAAGTGCCCGGCACGGGTGTCATTCACGCACGGCTCGCCAGTCTGAAGTGGCAGCCGCTGGAGTATGTGGCGTATGACACCACGGCCAATGCGGGCCTTAAACTTTTGCCGGACAATTCTCTCCTGGCGGACGGAGGTGGGTCCTTCAACGACACCTACCGTGTGGTGGCCAGGAGCTCGCTTAAAAAGATCGCTGCCGTGCGTTTGCGGGTGTTGACTCATGAATCCCTCCCCAAGGGCGGGCCTGGCCTTGCAGGGAACGGAAACTTTGTCCTGACCGATTTCGAGATCAGCGTGGGCGGAATGGAACTGCCCGTGAAACTGGCCTCTGCGGACCACTTCCAGCCCAACTTTCCCGCCCAGGCGGCGGTGGATGGGGATGCCAAGACCGGTTGGGCCATCAACGTCGGGAAAGGCTCGGCGAGCGGGGCCAGGATGAATGCAGATCACGATGCGGTATTTGTACTGGAGCAGCCAGTTTCTCTGGAGGGCCTGCAATTGGAGGTCAGGCTTCATCATGACCTCAATGAGAAGTATCTCGTGGGTCGATTCGCTCTTGATGGCGTGGAGGCCGTGCCGGATCTGCCCAGGTCTGCACCCGTGGTGGCCACTGCCCGGAACACGCCCGCGACCGCAGCCAAGAAGACGAAGCCCGGTGCCACGGGAGACATGGCGGAACTCATGATCATGAAGGATCTGGAAAAGCCGCGGCAGACGTTCCTGTTCCAGCGGGGTGACTTCCTGCGGCCCGATCAGAAGCTTGGGCCGCTGACGCCTGGTGTGATCGCCGCAGTGCTGGCTGCCATGCCGGAGTCGCAACGCCCACAGCGCTTTCAGAACCGCCTGGACCTGGCCAAGTGGCTCGTGAATCCCTCGAACCCGCTGACGCCCCGGGTCACCATGAACCGCTTGTGGATGCACTACTTTGGTCGCGGGATTGTGGAGACTGAGGAGGACTTTGGCTCCCAAGGCTCGGCTCCGGTGCATCCCGAGTTGCTGGATTGGCTGGCGGGGGAGTTCATTCGTCAGGGATGGAGCTTCAAGGCCATGCACAGGCTGGTAGTGAACTCCGCCACCTACCGGCAGAGCTCCCGGAGTCGTCCCGACCTGATGGAAAAGGACCCGCGAAATCTCCTGCTGGCCCGACAGGAACGCGTGCGGGTGGAAGCGGAGATCATACGTGATGCCGGGCTCTGTGCCAGTGGTCTGCTGAACCCCGCCGTGGGCGGGCCGAGCGTGCGGCCACCTCAGCCGGAGGGCGTGTATTCCTTCACCCAGAACAAGAAGAACTGGGTCACCGCCGTGGGACCGGATCGCTACCGGCGGGGTATGTACACGCTGTTCTATCGTAGCGCTCCGCATCCGCTGTTCACCACCTTTGATGCGCCGGACTTTCAGCAAGTTTGCACCCGGCGTTCCCGGTCTAACACCCCGCTCCAGGCGCTGACGGTGGCCAATGACGAGGCCTTTGTGGAAATGGCCCGCGCCATGGCTGCCCGGCTCTGCAAGGAGATGCCGGGGCCGGTTTTCGCTGGACTTCGTGAAGGGCGGATTTTGCTCGCCTGTCGCATCGCCTACAGCCGAGGTCCTTCGTCGGAGGAGTTGAAATTGCTGCAGAAGCTCGCCACCGATCTGCTGGGTGAGTATGAAAAAGACCCTGCTGCGGCAAAGGCCGCCTGGGGGGCGCTTCCGCTGCCTGATGGGGTTGCCTTGGCAGAGGCTGCGGCACTTGTCAGTGTCACCCGTGCCATCCTGAACACGGATGCCTTTGTCACCCGGGAGTGA
- a CDS encoding malate dehydrogenase has translation MKSPITVAVTGAAGQIGYSLLFRIASGSMFGPDQPVAFRLIEIEPALPTLGGVVMELDDCAFPLVHSITPTSDLNEGFRGVNWALLVGSVPRKAGMERKDLLNINGKIFVGQGQAIAKNAASDVRVLVVGNPCNTNCLIAMNNAKEVPAERWFAMTRLDENRAKSQLAQKAGVHTTDVTNLAIWGNHSATQYPDFTNAKIKGQAVTEVISDQAWLEGEFITTVQQRGAAIIKARGSSSAASAANAVVDTVKSLVTPTPAGDWTSVAVCSDGSYGVEKDIITSFPIRTDGSKWEIVQGVSVSEFSQGKIDATVNELKEERDAVKELGLI, from the coding sequence ATGAAGTCTCCCATCACTGTTGCTGTCACCGGAGCGGCTGGCCAGATTGGCTACTCCCTGCTTTTCCGCATCGCCTCCGGCTCCATGTTTGGCCCGGATCAACCGGTGGCCTTCAGGCTGATTGAAATCGAACCCGCCCTGCCGACCCTGGGTGGTGTGGTGATGGAGCTAGATGACTGTGCCTTCCCGCTGGTGCACAGCATCACTCCCACCTCCGACCTCAACGAAGGCTTCAGAGGCGTGAACTGGGCCCTGCTCGTCGGTTCCGTGCCCCGCAAAGCGGGGATGGAGCGCAAGGACCTGCTCAACATCAACGGGAAGATCTTCGTGGGCCAGGGCCAGGCGATTGCCAAGAACGCCGCCTCTGATGTGCGCGTGCTCGTGGTGGGCAACCCCTGCAACACGAACTGCCTCATCGCCATGAACAACGCCAAGGAGGTGCCGGCGGAGCGCTGGTTCGCCATGACGCGTCTGGACGAGAACCGCGCCAAGTCCCAGCTCGCCCAGAAGGCTGGCGTGCACACCACGGATGTGACCAATCTGGCCATCTGGGGCAACCACTCCGCCACTCAGTATCCTGACTTCACCAACGCCAAGATCAAAGGCCAGGCGGTGACTGAAGTGATCAGCGATCAGGCCTGGCTCGAAGGAGAATTCATCACCACGGTGCAGCAGCGTGGTGCGGCCATCATCAAGGCCCGTGGCTCCTCCTCCGCGGCCTCTGCCGCCAACGCAGTGGTTGACACCGTGAAATCCCTCGTGACGCCGACCCCGGCGGGCGACTGGACCAGCGTGGCCGTCTGCTCCGATGGCAGCTATGGGGTGGAGAAAGATATCATCACCTCCTTCCCGATCCGCACGGACGGCTCCAAGTGGGAGATTGTGCAGGGCGTGTCCGTTAGCGAGTTCAGCCAGGGCAAGATCGACGCCACCGTCAACGAGCTCAAAGAAGAGCGCGACGCGGTGAAGGAACTGGGTCTCATCTAA
- a CDS encoding sigma-70 family RNA polymerase sigma factor has protein sequence MAEVPPITQNETIQAVLNGNPDAFLIIVHAYRPSLRAYLASQMYHLDDVDDMAQETFIAAYRGLPKFRLDQDFGAWLRGIARNKLLKYFEKTGRRHEALEKFRKDASTFLAKELDEEAGRTGAAHLQAMLGCIHKLPERMRQVVRGWMDGGKSTALAEEMQTTVGAVYQLQYRALKLLRECVEKEVASES, from the coding sequence ATGGCTGAAGTCCCGCCAATCACCCAGAACGAAACAATCCAGGCCGTCCTGAACGGCAACCCGGATGCGTTTCTCATCATCGTTCACGCCTATCGTCCCTCCTTGAGGGCCTATCTGGCGAGCCAGATGTACCATCTGGATGATGTGGATGACATGGCCCAGGAGACCTTCATCGCCGCCTATCGGGGGCTTCCTAAGTTTCGGCTCGACCAGGACTTTGGAGCTTGGCTTCGGGGCATTGCCCGCAACAAGCTGCTCAAGTACTTTGAAAAGACAGGTCGTAGGCACGAGGCGCTGGAGAAGTTCCGCAAAGACGCCTCCACATTCCTCGCCAAAGAGCTCGACGAGGAAGCAGGACGCACCGGGGCGGCGCATCTTCAGGCCATGCTGGGCTGCATTCACAAGCTGCCAGAACGCATGCGACAAGTAGTGCGCGGCTGGATGGACGGGGGAAAATCGACCGCCCTCGCCGAGGAAATGCAAACGACCGTCGGTGCCGTATATCAATTGCAATATCGAGCCCTGAAACTGCTGCGCGAGTGCGTGGAAAAGGAGGTGGCCAGTGAATCCTGA
- the pyrF gene encoding orotidine-5'-phosphate decarboxylase — MTYLEKLRHRIAVTGSGLCVGLDIRLEKADDAARAFIADVITQTAPYTAVYKPNSAYFEALGWEGMKLLEETIAMIPKDIPVILDAKRGDIGETQRYYAKACFDILGADAVTLNPYMGRDTLEPFLDYLDKGIYLLGVTSNPGAVDIELQTLQGGGQVFELVGKMTAQHPQAGLVLGLTNATPETLARIPDVPLLIPGLGAQGGDIAALHGAARTAPCVVNVSRGILYAEPELTFAQKAEKWARVIAGN, encoded by the coding sequence ATGACCTACCTCGAAAAGCTCCGCCATCGCATCGCAGTCACTGGATCCGGCCTCTGTGTCGGCTTGGACATTCGCCTGGAGAAGGCAGACGACGCTGCCCGGGCGTTCATCGCGGACGTCATCACCCAGACGGCTCCCTACACGGCGGTGTACAAGCCTAACTCGGCCTACTTTGAGGCGCTGGGCTGGGAGGGGATGAAGCTCCTTGAGGAAACGATTGCCATGATTCCGAAGGACATCCCGGTGATCCTTGATGCCAAACGTGGGGATATTGGCGAGACCCAGCGGTACTACGCGAAGGCCTGTTTCGACATCCTCGGCGCAGACGCGGTGACGTTGAACCCCTATATGGGACGGGATACCTTGGAGCCCTTTCTGGATTATCTGGACAAAGGGATCTATCTCCTTGGGGTAACCTCCAATCCGGGAGCAGTCGATATTGAACTGCAAACCTTGCAGGGGGGGGGACAGGTGTTTGAACTCGTGGGCAAGATGACCGCCCAGCATCCCCAGGCTGGCCTTGTCTTGGGGCTGACCAATGCCACTCCGGAAACGCTGGCCCGGATTCCCGATGTGCCGCTGCTGATTCCCGGATTGGGCGCTCAGGGTGGGGACATCGCGGCGCTCCACGGCGCGGCCCGTACCGCTCCCTGCGTGGTGAACGTCTCCCGCGGCATCCTCTATGCGGAGCCAGAGTTGACCTTCGCCCAGAAGGCCGAGAAATGGGCCCGGGTGATCGCGGGCAATTGA